In Caproicibacterium amylolyticum, a genomic segment contains:
- a CDS encoding SpoIIIAH-like family protein yields the protein MKIQKRQLVLAALVVALGAAVYLNYRFSNGNQLLAQDAATSREPGQTQLVNAGETLPSSGSSAVSSASSGTSSGSDYFTEARLNRQKTRDSAAQLLEKTITDANSSDVAKKEAVQQTAVLAQEQMKENNAENIIKAKGFSDCVVFLQNGECSVVVKEGSTNMENAAVIVKDAVSGQTGVSYDKIKVVEQKGS from the coding sequence ATGAAGATACAAAAACGTCAGCTGGTACTGGCAGCACTGGTTGTTGCATTGGGTGCGGCGGTTTACCTGAACTATCGCTTTTCGAACGGCAATCAGCTGCTTGCTCAGGATGCCGCCACTTCCCGCGAACCGGGACAGACACAGCTGGTGAATGCAGGGGAGACTCTGCCGTCCTCGGGTTCCTCCGCTGTTTCGTCAGCTTCCTCCGGCACATCCTCTGGCAGTGATTACTTCACAGAAGCACGCCTGAACCGCCAGAAAACACGTGACAGTGCCGCGCAGCTTCTGGAAAAGACCATCACAGATGCAAATTCCAGTGATGTTGCAAAAAAGGAAGCAGTGCAGCAAACAGCTGTGCTTGCACAGGAGCAGATGAAGGAAAACAATGCGGAAAATATTATTAAGGCAAAAGGTTTTTCAGACTGCGTGGTTTTCTTACAAAATGGCGAATGCAGTGTGGTTGTTAAAGAGGGCAGCACCAATATGGAAAATGCGGCTGTGATTGTAAAAGATGCGGTTTCCGGGCAGACCGGTGTTTCCTACGACAAAATCAAAGTGGTGGAGCAGAAAGGCAGCTGA
- a CDS encoding ribosomal-processing cysteine protease Prp yields MIQCRFLVDSENACCVGIEFSGHAGGEKGTDIVCAAVSSAVYLTANAVTDVLFVKADITAEDGYLRLQIPVADEPKCRPFFRALEVHIQNLREEYPKSINMSNKEV; encoded by the coding sequence ATGATTCAATGCAGATTTCTTGTAGATTCTGAAAACGCCTGCTGTGTGGGAATTGAATTTTCCGGTCATGCAGGCGGCGAAAAAGGCACAGACATAGTTTGTGCCGCTGTTTCTTCAGCTGTTTACCTAACTGCAAATGCGGTTACGGATGTTTTGTTTGTAAAAGCGGACATTACAGCAGAGGATGGTTATCTGCGCCTGCAAATTCCTGTGGCGGACGAGCCGAAATGCCGGCCGTTTTTTAGGGCGCTTGAGGTGCATATTCAGAACTTGCGGGAAGAGTATCCGAAGTCAATCAACATGAGTAATAAAGAGGTGTAA
- a CDS encoding YitT family protein, protein MSGKQKDTAKTLFLDLLIYIASGCIFAVAINVFTAPNKIAPGGVTGLSTVINYVTGLPIGAVSFVINIPIFIWAFFEIGYKLVTKTIVAALVTSVAIDWLSKILPAYKGDPMLAAIFGGLLEGVSLALVFMRGSTTGGTDMVARVLKRHFRHLSTGRLMMSVDVVVVLISAIVYRRVESALYAVIYLFVSTRVIDAILYGADSGTGKVLWIVTQKPNEVSQRILSEVDRGVTAMHSKGMYSGREGEVLMCAVSRSEVYQVMDLVKSEDGNAFTVVGDAGEIRGEGFRSSTPTDKTLKEIIAEHKK, encoded by the coding sequence TTGTCAGGAAAACAGAAGGATACTGCAAAGACATTGTTCTTGGATTTACTGATTTACATTGCAAGCGGCTGTATTTTTGCAGTAGCTATCAATGTATTCACTGCTCCAAATAAAATTGCTCCGGGCGGTGTGACCGGCCTTTCTACGGTAATCAACTATGTTACCGGTCTGCCTATCGGTGCGGTTTCTTTTGTTATCAATATTCCTATTTTTATCTGGGCATTTTTTGAGATTGGTTATAAGCTGGTTACGAAAACTATTGTAGCGGCATTGGTTACTTCAGTTGCGATTGACTGGCTCAGCAAAATTTTACCCGCTTACAAAGGTGACCCGATGCTTGCGGCAATTTTTGGCGGCTTGTTGGAGGGCGTCAGCTTGGCACTTGTTTTCATGCGTGGCTCTACTACAGGCGGTACAGATATGGTGGCGCGTGTGCTGAAGCGTCATTTCCGCCATTTAAGTACCGGCAGGCTTATGATGTCCGTTGATGTTGTGGTTGTACTGATTTCGGCGATTGTTTACCGGCGTGTGGAAAGTGCACTTTATGCAGTTATTTACCTGTTCGTTTCTACGCGGGTGATTGATGCGATTCTTTACGGTGCGGATTCCGGCACAGGAAAAGTGCTGTGGATTGTAACGCAAAAGCCGAATGAAGTTTCACAGCGTATTTTAAGCGAAGTGGACCGCGGCGTCACCGCGATGCATTCTAAAGGTATGTACAGCGGCCGCGAGGGTGAAGTGCTGATGTGTGCGGTGAGCCGTTCCGAGGTTTATCAAGTGATGGACTTGGTAAAGTCAGAGGACGGCAATGCTTTCACTGTGGTCGGCGATGCCGGTGAAATTCGTGGTGAAGGTTTTCGCAGTTCCACACCAACGGACAAAACTTTAAAGGAAATTATTGCGGAACACAAAAAATGA
- the obgE gene encoding GTPase ObgE, producing MFIDSAKIHVKAGSGGAGAVSFRREKYVAAGGPDGGDGGRGGNVVFQADDNISTLSDYRYRRKFAAQNGEAGRGKKCFGRKGDDLILRVPRGTLVKDAETGRLLADVSGDEPQVVLQGGRGGWGNVHFATPTRQVPRFAKPGTPGMELDVQLELKLLADVGLVGFPNVGKSTFISVVSEAKPNIANYHFTTLTPVLGVVHMSEGRSFVMADIPGLVEGAWQGVGLGHQFLRHVERCRLLLHIVDVSGSEGRDPKEDFRIINEELRKFNPELAERPMLVAGNKCDLTDEEHVADFQKFVEEQGYSFFPIMAPIREGVDPLLNKITEELSKLPPIRSYEPEPAPLAKPEEIPRGEVKITQEGDIFMVEAPWLLQVMQSVNFDDYESLQYFQRVLIETGVIDHLREAGVQEGNTVSIYDVQFDFIE from the coding sequence ATGTTTATAGACAGTGCAAAAATTCATGTTAAAGCAGGCAGCGGCGGTGCCGGCGCCGTGTCTTTCCGGCGGGAAAAGTACGTGGCGGCTGGCGGGCCGGACGGCGGCGACGGCGGCCGCGGCGGCAATGTGGTGTTTCAGGCGGATGACAATATCTCTACGCTGAGCGATTACCGCTATCGGCGCAAGTTTGCAGCGCAGAACGGCGAAGCTGGCCGCGGCAAAAAGTGCTTTGGCAGAAAAGGTGATGACCTTATTTTGCGTGTGCCGCGCGGTACGCTGGTGAAAGACGCGGAAACCGGCCGGCTTTTAGCAGATGTTTCCGGTGATGAGCCGCAGGTAGTGCTGCAGGGCGGGCGCGGCGGCTGGGGAAATGTGCACTTTGCTACCCCAACACGGCAGGTGCCGCGTTTTGCCAAGCCCGGTACACCCGGCATGGAGCTTGATGTTCAGTTGGAACTAAAACTTTTGGCAGATGTCGGACTTGTTGGTTTCCCCAATGTAGGGAAAAGCACGTTTATCAGCGTGGTGAGCGAAGCAAAGCCGAACATTGCTAACTATCATTTTACAACGCTGACACCAGTGCTGGGCGTTGTTCATATGTCAGAAGGACGCTCCTTTGTAATGGCGGATATTCCAGGTTTGGTGGAAGGCGCGTGGCAGGGTGTTGGATTGGGCCACCAGTTCCTGCGGCACGTGGAACGCTGCCGTTTGCTGCTGCACATTGTGGATGTTTCCGGCAGCGAGGGCCGCGACCCGAAGGAGGATTTCCGCATTATTAATGAGGAACTGCGGAAGTTTAATCCGGAGCTTGCCGAGCGGCCCATGCTGGTAGCTGGCAACAAGTGTGACCTGACTGATGAAGAGCACGTTGCGGATTTTCAAAAATTTGTAGAGGAACAGGGTTATTCATTCTTCCCTATCATGGCGCCGATTCGGGAGGGTGTTGACCCGCTGCTCAATAAAATCACAGAGGAACTCAGCAAACTGCCGCCGATTCGCAGCTACGAGCCGGAACCTGCACCGCTTGCCAAGCCGGAGGAGATTCCGCGCGGTGAGGTCAAAATTACGCAGGAAGGCGACATCTTTATGGTGGAAGCACCTTGGCTTTTGCAGGTTATGCAGTCCGTCAATTTTGACGACTACGAATCCCTGCAGTATTTCCAGCGTGTGCTGATTGAAACCGGCGTAATCGACCACCTGCGGGAAGCAGGTGTGCAGGAGGGAAACACGGTTTCTATCTATGATGTGCAGTTTGATTTTATTGAGTAA
- the xseB gene encoding exodeoxyribonuclease VII small subunit — MNKKMTFEQAMDKLAQTVQKLETGSAPLDETMKLYQEGTQLTAFCYQKLQEAELKVKTISAGDTEKAADSE; from the coding sequence ATGAATAAAAAAATGACCTTCGAACAGGCAATGGATAAGCTGGCGCAAACGGTTCAAAAGCTGGAAACCGGCAGTGCCCCGCTGGATGAAACCATGAAGCTGTATCAGGAGGGCACCCAGTTGACAGCTTTCTGCTATCAAAAATTGCAGGAAGCGGAATTGAAAGTCAAAACCATCTCTGCCGGGGATACAGAAAAGGCAGCGGACAGCGAATAA
- the rplU gene encoding 50S ribosomal protein L21 — protein sequence MYAIIETGGKQYKVEKDDVIFVEKLAVDENSSVDFKVVAVSGDNGLKVGAPYVEGASVQGKVLKNGKAKKINIWTYKAKKGESRKMGHRQPYTKVQIEAINA from the coding sequence ATGTATGCAATCATTGAGACCGGCGGCAAGCAGTACAAAGTAGAGAAAGATGATGTCATCTTTGTCGAAAAGCTTGCAGTTGATGAAAACAGCTCTGTTGACTTCAAGGTCGTCGCTGTTAGCGGTGACAACGGCCTGAAGGTTGGCGCTCCTTATGTTGAGGGCGCTTCTGTTCAGGGCAAAGTCCTGAAAAACGGCAAGGCAAAGAAGATTAACATCTGGACTTACAAGGCAAAGAAGGGCGAATCCCGAAAGATGGGTCACCGTCAGCCTTATACAAAGGTACAGATTGAGGCTATTAACGCCTAA
- a CDS encoding Mini-ribonuclease 3, producing MERFLENPCDPKTLSPLTLAFVGDCVFELFVREKLVCDANCPVNTLHRQSVQQVCCTAQAADCAILAPLLTEEETTMLHRGRNAHTNHVPKNASVADYHAATGLECLFGYLYLQGNVQRLRTLFQVLLQAREKA from the coding sequence ATGGAACGTTTTTTAGAGAACCCATGTGACCCGAAAACCCTCAGCCCGCTGACACTTGCATTTGTCGGTGACTGCGTCTTTGAACTGTTTGTTCGTGAAAAACTGGTATGTGATGCAAACTGTCCGGTCAATACCCTGCATCGGCAGTCGGTGCAGCAGGTTTGCTGTACCGCTCAGGCCGCGGACTGTGCTATATTGGCACCGTTACTGACTGAGGAGGAAACAACGATGCTGCACCGCGGCCGCAATGCACACACAAACCACGTTCCAAAAAATGCATCAGTTGCGGATTATCATGCGGCAACAGGTTTGGAATGCCTGTTTGGATATCTGTATCTGCAGGGAAATGTACAGCGGCTGCGGACTTTGTTTCAGGTTTTGCTGCAGGCACGTGAAAAAGCATAA
- the xseA gene encoding exodeoxyribonuclease VII large subunit, giving the protein MKQNGVLTVTQLNQYVKFLLEGDAKLNCVYVTGEISNFTDQYRSGHLYFSLKDEKCALKAVMFASAARRLRFAPENGMKVLVRGRISAYEVSGQYQLYAEEMQPVGAGERAVALEQLKEKLRREGLFDAERKRELPRYPKHVGVITSATGAVIHDIQNVLSRRWPLAEIVLFPVAVQGEEAVPQLVQALQTFNRCMCADVLIIGRGGGSAEDLWAFNEEPVVRAVAASKIPIISAVGHETDVTLTDFAADLRAPTPSAAAELAAPNRAELMDTLMQTAVSMHMGLEQRLNDERMQLDLLAQSLQEGLQKPTQLCRQELSTLAGRLEDLSPLKVLHRGYSMVTSAGGGVLTDPHSVSIGEQVQVRMDKGTLFCTVDEKEDLHE; this is encoded by the coding sequence GTGAAACAAAATGGCGTTCTGACTGTTACCCAATTAAACCAGTATGTGAAGTTCCTGCTGGAGGGTGATGCGAAACTGAACTGTGTTTATGTAACCGGCGAAATCAGCAATTTTACTGACCAGTACCGTTCCGGTCATTTGTATTTTTCGCTGAAAGATGAAAAGTGTGCTCTGAAAGCTGTAATGTTTGCATCTGCGGCACGCCGCCTGCGCTTTGCGCCGGAAAACGGCATGAAAGTGCTGGTGCGCGGCCGCATTTCCGCCTACGAGGTTTCCGGGCAGTATCAGCTTTACGCGGAGGAAATGCAGCCGGTCGGCGCGGGGGAGCGTGCGGTTGCCTTGGAGCAGCTGAAAGAAAAGCTGCGCCGAGAGGGATTGTTCGACGCAGAACGCAAGCGCGAACTGCCGCGTTATCCGAAGCACGTGGGGGTGATTACCTCGGCAACTGGTGCGGTGATTCATGATATACAAAATGTGCTTTCGCGCCGCTGGCCGCTGGCGGAAATCGTGCTGTTTCCAGTGGCGGTACAGGGGGAGGAAGCGGTGCCGCAGCTTGTGCAGGCACTGCAGACCTTCAACCGGTGTATGTGTGCGGATGTGCTGATTATCGGGCGCGGCGGCGGCAGCGCTGAGGATTTGTGGGCCTTTAATGAGGAACCGGTCGTGCGTGCGGTGGCTGCTTCTAAAATTCCAATTATTTCAGCAGTTGGGCATGAAACGGATGTGACCTTAACGGATTTTGCAGCAGATTTGCGCGCACCAACTCCCAGTGCCGCTGCGGAGCTTGCCGCACCGAACCGCGCGGAACTGATGGATACCTTGATGCAGACAGCGGTCAGCATGCACATGGGACTGGAACAGCGGCTGAATGATGAGCGTATGCAGCTGGATCTGCTTGCACAGTCTTTGCAGGAAGGGCTTCAAAAACCAACACAGCTTTGCCGGCAGGAACTTTCCACGCTTGCCGGACGGCTTGAGGATCTAAGTCCGCTGAAAGTCCTGCACCGCGGCTATTCTATGGTGACCAGTGCGGGGGGCGGTGTGCTTACCGACCCGCACAGTGTCAGCATCGGGGAACAGGTGCAGGTACGTATGGATAAAGGAACGCTTTTCTGCACTGTCGACGAAAAGGAGGACCTGCATGAATAA
- a CDS encoding peptidase M22 — translation MTEILALDTSNYTTSTARFCGGQIFQQKRLLPVKKGELGLRQSDAVFHHVQQLPDLMEALLAETALQNLRAVGCSTRPRTLPGSYMPCFTVGHGAARVLAATYGVPLHTFSHQQGHIAAALWSAKRLDLFDKEFIAFHVSGGTTEAVLVTPDTQEPFTVQLLAQSLDLKGGQAVDRVGRLLGLPFPAGPELEKLAAQSDAKFKIHPSMKGADCSLSGIENQCGKMNAEGVPPQDIAKFCLYSLLAALDAMAAALLKAHPGLPLVFAGGVMSNQFIRKALTEKYGACFAEPVFSADNAAGIAVLTARAEGLL, via the coding sequence ATGACTGAAATCCTTGCACTGGATACCAGCAACTATACAACCAGCACTGCGCGCTTTTGCGGCGGGCAGATTTTTCAGCAGAAGCGGCTGCTGCCGGTCAAAAAAGGTGAACTTGGTCTGCGGCAGAGTGATGCGGTGTTCCACCATGTGCAGCAGTTGCCGGACCTGATGGAAGCACTGCTGGCGGAAACTGCTTTGCAGAATTTGCGGGCGGTAGGCTGCTCCACCCGGCCACGCACTCTGCCCGGCAGCTATATGCCGTGTTTTACAGTAGGGCATGGTGCTGCACGGGTTCTTGCAGCCACTTACGGAGTTCCGCTGCACACCTTTTCCCACCAGCAGGGGCACATTGCGGCGGCACTTTGGTCGGCTAAGCGGCTGGATTTGTTCGATAAGGAATTTATAGCATTTCATGTATCCGGCGGTACTACGGAAGCCGTGCTGGTAACGCCGGACACACAGGAACCATTTACAGTTCAGTTGCTGGCACAGTCACTGGACTTAAAGGGCGGACAGGCTGTGGACCGCGTAGGCAGGCTGCTCGGACTGCCGTTTCCAGCCGGTCCGGAATTGGAAAAGCTCGCCGCACAGTCGGATGCAAAATTTAAGATTCACCCATCTATGAAAGGTGCGGACTGCTCCCTTTCCGGCATTGAAAATCAATGTGGCAAAATGAATGCGGAGGGTGTACCGCCGCAGGATATCGCAAAATTTTGTCTGTACAGTCTGCTTGCGGCGCTGGATGCCATGGCGGCTGCGCTGCTGAAAGCACATCCGGGCCTGCCGCTGGTTTTTGCCGGAGGGGTGATGTCCAATCAGTTTATCAGGAAAGCGCTTACGGAAAAGTACGGTGCATGCTTTGCAGAACCCGTGTTTTCTGCGGATAACGCCGCGGGCATTGCTGTGCTGACCGCACGTGCGGAGGGATTGCTGTGA
- a CDS encoding stage III sporulation protein AG gives MDEEKKNGFLQKLVNSDTSRKAVVIVGIIGIALIFLSSVLTGSGKGEKSTQAAASSAAVQSSDDTYAQQLEQQLTSIISGIRGAGTPHVLVTLEQGSAQVYAQTEKRSTQQQGGTSGTGQNADSTETGCIIVKDSDGNEHAVQVTRQQPKVQGVVVTCPGAEDPNVQQAVLNAVSVAAGVNSSRICVVASSSK, from the coding sequence GTGGATGAAGAAAAGAAAAATGGCTTTCTGCAGAAGCTGGTGAACAGTGACACCAGCCGCAAGGCTGTTGTAATCGTTGGCATCATCGGGATTGCACTAATTTTCCTTTCCAGCGTACTTACTGGTTCCGGCAAGGGGGAGAAAAGTACGCAGGCAGCCGCCAGTTCCGCAGCAGTGCAGAGCTCAGATGACACCTACGCACAGCAGTTGGAGCAGCAGCTGACCTCTATTATCAGCGGCATCCGCGGCGCAGGAACGCCGCACGTACTGGTCACGCTGGAGCAGGGCAGCGCACAGGTTTACGCCCAGACGGAAAAACGTTCCACGCAGCAGCAGGGCGGCACTTCCGGTACCGGTCAAAATGCGGACAGCACAGAAACCGGCTGTATCATTGTAAAGGACTCCGACGGTAACGAACACGCGGTTCAAGTGACCCGTCAGCAGCCAAAGGTGCAGGGAGTTGTGGTGACCTGCCCCGGCGCAGAGGACCCAAATGTGCAGCAGGCGGTGCTGAATGCTGTTTCCGTTGCTGCAGGGGTAAACAGCAGCCGTATCTGCGTGGTGGCTTCCTCCAGTAAATGA
- the nusB gene encoding transcription antitermination factor NusB, protein MKRHEARRQAFFLLFEQSLNGGTIAELIDYADEAGSFLTEDDNMEQVPVPVDDFAQRLASGVEAHTAELDEIIGRHARGWSVRRISKVCLALLRLALYEMKWEEEIPVSVSINEAVELAKQYGGADDASFLNGILGTAAKELPQND, encoded by the coding sequence ATGAAACGACATGAAGCACGCAGACAGGCCTTCTTTCTCCTCTTTGAGCAAAGTTTGAACGGTGGTACCATCGCAGAACTGATCGACTATGCAGATGAAGCAGGTTCTTTTCTCACAGAAGATGACAATATGGAGCAGGTGCCTGTGCCAGTGGATGATTTTGCACAGCGGCTTGCTTCCGGTGTAGAAGCCCACACAGCGGAGCTGGACGAGATTATTGGCAGGCACGCGCGCGGCTGGTCGGTGCGCCGTATTTCCAAAGTTTGTCTGGCACTGCTGCGGCTGGCGCTCTATGAAATGAAATGGGAAGAAGAGATTCCGGTCAGTGTTTCCATCAATGAAGCGGTCGAATTGGCGAAGCAGTACGGCGGTGCGGATGACGCCTCTTTCCTGAACGGTATTCTCGGCACAGCCGCAAAGGAGCTGCCGCAGAATGACTGA
- the rpmA gene encoding 50S ribosomal protein L27, which produces MLKVNIQLFAHKKGMGSTKNGRDSESKRLGVKRADGQFVLAGNILVKQRGTHIHPGENVGIGSDDTLYAKVSGKVKFERLGADRKKVSVYAVEQ; this is translated from the coding sequence ATGCTGAAAGTTAATATTCAGTTATTTGCTCATAAGAAAGGTATGGGTTCCACTAAGAACGGCCGTGACTCCGAGTCTAAGCGTCTTGGTGTGAAGCGTGCAGACGGTCAGTTCGTTCTGGCCGGCAACATTCTGGTAAAGCAGCGCGGTACTCATATTCATCCTGGTGAGAACGTGGGCATCGGTTCCGATGACACACTGTATGCAAAGGTTAGCGGCAAAGTGAAATTTGAGCGCCTGGGCGCAGACCGTAAGAAGGTCAGCGTTTACGCAGTAGAACAGTAA
- a CDS encoding CatA-like O-acetyltransferase — translation MERKLQCRKLDMSCYPRKAHFQYFCSMAYPYAGMTVNVDVTKLAERAKAAKESFFLHMLYAAGNAANQVQSFRQRIVENEIWEYDACKTSHTVLKPDDTYAYCQADPVLPFPQFLRETATRQTAVRENGGLDEAEDPLAYYFISCVPWISYTDVTQPVSNPPDSNPRIVWGKYFWQGARLLMPVTVLVHHALVDGRQIADFYEALDVQIQK, via the coding sequence ATGGAAAGAAAATTGCAGTGCAGAAAACTGGATATGAGCTGCTACCCGCGAAAAGCACATTTTCAGTATTTTTGTTCAATGGCTTATCCATATGCGGGTATGACAGTAAATGTGGATGTTACGAAGCTGGCAGAAAGAGCCAAAGCCGCAAAGGAGTCATTTTTTCTGCACATGCTGTATGCAGCGGGAAACGCGGCCAATCAAGTTCAATCGTTTCGCCAAAGAATTGTAGAAAATGAAATATGGGAATACGATGCCTGTAAAACGTCCCATACTGTCTTAAAGCCGGATGATACTTACGCTTACTGTCAGGCTGACCCGGTGCTGCCATTTCCGCAGTTCCTTCGTGAAACCGCCACGCGTCAGACAGCAGTGCGTGAAAATGGCGGACTGGATGAGGCGGAGGACCCGCTGGCATATTATTTTATATCTTGTGTACCGTGGATCAGCTACACAGATGTAACACAGCCGGTTTCCAACCCGCCGGATTCCAATCCGCGCATTGTTTGGGGCAAATATTTTTGGCAGGGAGCGCGCCTGCTGATGCCGGTCACTGTTTTGGTACACCATGCACTGGTGGACGGCAGGCAGATTGCGGATTTTTATGAAGCGCTTGACGTACAGATTCAAAAATGA
- a CDS encoding polyprenyl synthetase family protein, with translation MEKLQFEAQMKQYAQMAEEALRRFVPQEQDLPEHILYEAMQYSLLAGGKRLRPVLVLAFCSLCGGDVKTVLPAACAIEMVHTYSLIHDDLPCMDNDDFRRGRPSSHKQFGEANALLAGDALLTKAFEIIPACQEAGADAHRVLKAAAILARAAGDHGMVAGQVLDLLNENRSMTAEELMNIDAKKTGAMICAAAGIGCALAGASAEQEQAADCYAKALGLAFQIQDDILDVEGDAETLGKPIGSDVQNDKATYVTLLGLAQSKETVRSLTQQAKQALAPFGEKAGFLCMLADSMAFRQK, from the coding sequence ATGGAAAAATTGCAGTTTGAAGCACAGATGAAGCAGTATGCACAGATGGCGGAAGAAGCGCTGCGGCGCTTTGTACCGCAGGAGCAGGACTTGCCGGAGCACATTTTGTATGAAGCAATGCAGTACAGTCTGCTTGCGGGCGGAAAGCGGCTGCGCCCGGTGCTGGTGCTTGCGTTCTGCTCCCTCTGCGGCGGAGATGTGAAAACAGTTCTGCCGGCAGCCTGTGCGATTGAAATGGTACACACCTATTCACTCATACATGATGACCTGCCGTGTATGGACAATGATGATTTTCGCCGCGGCAGACCCTCCAGTCATAAGCAGTTTGGCGAGGCCAACGCCCTGCTGGCGGGGGATGCACTGCTGACAAAGGCGTTTGAAATCATCCCTGCCTGTCAGGAAGCAGGTGCGGATGCGCACCGTGTGCTGAAAGCGGCCGCAATTCTGGCGCGGGCAGCGGGTGACCACGGTATGGTAGCCGGTCAGGTACTGGATTTGCTGAATGAAAACCGCAGCATGACCGCAGAAGAACTGATGAATATTGATGCCAAGAAAACAGGTGCCATGATTTGTGCGGCGGCAGGTATAGGCTGTGCACTTGCCGGTGCATCGGCAGAACAGGAGCAGGCGGCGGACTGCTATGCAAAAGCACTGGGCCTTGCGTTCCAGATTCAGGATGATATTCTGGATGTTGAGGGGGACGCCGAAACGCTCGGAAAACCAATCGGCAGCGATGTGCAGAATGACAAAGCAACCTATGTAACACTGTTGGGGCTTGCTCAGTCAAAAGAAACTGTCCGCAGTCTGACACAGCAGGCAAAACAGGCACTTGCGCCATTCGGAGAAAAGGCAGGATTTCTGTGCATGCTGGCGGACAGCATGGCTTTCCGCCAAAAATAA
- a CDS encoding stage III sporulation protein AF, translated as MIKAWAGGLCALAVAAAMVRILAPDGSMGKMLRLILGAMALCVMIGPLLQITPNLSSALQKVPEAADTSGFSMIVDSQMKSAAAKQVEAVAAAQLKNAKISVQKIEVEMDTSKSSSIGIGRVTVYLQDGTQQARAKELLEEALGTTVEVKISG; from the coding sequence ATGATCAAGGCGTGGGCAGGAGGATTGTGTGCACTGGCAGTTGCGGCAGCTATGGTACGAATCCTGGCACCGGACGGTTCTATGGGCAAAATGCTCAGGCTGATTTTGGGTGCAATGGCGCTGTGCGTGATGATCGGCCCGCTTTTGCAGATTACACCGAATCTTTCTTCTGCGCTGCAGAAGGTGCCGGAAGCGGCGGATACCTCCGGCTTTTCCATGATTGTAGACAGCCAGATGAAATCCGCCGCGGCAAAGCAGGTGGAAGCCGTTGCGGCGGCGCAGCTAAAGAACGCGAAAATTTCAGTTCAAAAAATAGAAGTGGAAATGGATACTTCAAAATCTTCCAGCATAGGTATTGGCAGAGTGACGGTTTATCTGCAGGACGGTACCCAGCAGGCCCGCGCCAAGGAACTGCTGGAGGAAGCGCTTGGAACAACCGTGGAGGTGAAAATCAGTGGATGA